In one Nisaea sediminum genomic region, the following are encoded:
- a CDS encoding CBS domain-containing protein: protein MLRCVVPDVVTNQDLLTLPATATVEEAARRMTERRVRSVLVVEDERLIGIFTGTDLIERVVATGVNARVTCIGEVMSADPQTIGPDVPAIEALRMMQACGFRHLPVLHEGRLVAVLSRRDFAREEEQELEREERLWEEM from the coding sequence ATGTTGCGTTGCGTGGTCCCGGATGTTGTTACCAATCAGGATCTTCTGACTCTGCCGGCGACAGCGACGGTGGAAGAGGCTGCCAGGCGGATGACGGAACGCAGGGTCCGTTCCGTTCTCGTGGTCGAGGATGAGAGACTGATCGGGATCTTTACCGGTACCGACCTCATTGAACGGGTCGTCGCCACGGGCGTGAATGCACGGGTGACCTGCATCGGCGAGGTGATGAGTGCGGATCCGCAAACGATCGGCCCAGATGTACCGGCGATCGAGGCGCTGCGAATGATGCAGGCGTGCGGCTTCCGCCATCTGCCGGTGCTGCACGAGGGAAGACTTGTCGCGGTGCTCTCACGACGTGATTTTGCGCGCGAGGAGGAACAGGAGCTCGAACGCGAGGAACGCCTCTGGGAAGAGATGTAG
- a CDS encoding YeeE/YedE thiosulfate transporter family protein has product MRAPLSWKAGGLLLGAVFFAAVLLVKPIGVSTQFVIFDGILWDAVSPSVVTESADAKSGYTSTNPYLAKSGGKYAKNVENPLNYSFVFVLALIGGAALSARLRGGVEKAEKTMPAVWRANFGDEPWKRYVAAFLAGFVVLYGARMAGGCTSGHMMSGMMQTAVSGFIFAAGAFAAGIPTALVLFRKES; this is encoded by the coding sequence ATGCGCGCTCCTCTTTCCTGGAAAGCCGGCGGACTCTTGCTCGGGGCCGTGTTCTTTGCCGCGGTCCTTCTGGTCAAGCCGATCGGCGTTTCGACCCAGTTCGTGATCTTCGACGGCATTCTCTGGGACGCGGTCTCACCTTCGGTGGTGACCGAGTCGGCGGATGCCAAGAGCGGTTACACCAGCACCAATCCCTATCTCGCCAAGAGCGGCGGGAAGTATGCAAAGAATGTCGAGAACCCGCTGAATTACAGCTTCGTCTTCGTGCTCGCCCTGATCGGTGGTGCGGCGCTTTCCGCACGCCTCCGGGGTGGCGTGGAGAAAGCGGAAAAGACAATGCCGGCGGTCTGGCGGGCGAATTTCGGCGACGAGCCGTGGAAGCGCTATGTCGCTGCCTTCCTCGCGGGATTCGTCGTGCTTTACGGCGCGAGAATGGCGGGCGGCTGCACGTCCGGGCACATGATGAGCGGGATGATGCAGACGGCCGTTTCCGGCTTCATCTTCGCTGCCGGCGCCTTCGCGGCGGGGATTCCGACCGCTCTCGTTCTGTTCCGAAAGGAGAGCTGA